From the genome of Prevotella herbatica, one region includes:
- a CDS encoding OmpH family outer membrane protein, with the protein MKKIILMLMLFAPLATFAQKFGHLNAQEVMSQMPEFIKARGEMEATAKQYENDLKAMQDELTRKSQEYDKTKSTMNATKQQETETDLQTMYQKIQQTYQDNQQALQKTQQEKMQPITAKLVNAIKAVGKVGGYVYIMDVSAGIPYISDTLSKDVTADVKAQLNKLK; encoded by the coding sequence ATGAAAAAAATTATTTTAATGTTGATGTTGTTCGCTCCTCTAGCTACATTTGCTCAGAAGTTCGGACATCTTAATGCTCAGGAAGTAATGTCTCAGATGCCTGAATTCATTAAGGCTCGTGGTGAGATGGAAGCAACTGCAAAGCAGTATGAGAATGATCTTAAGGCTATGCAGGATGAACTGACTCGTAAGAGCCAGGAGTATGATAAGACAAAGTCTACTATGAATGCTACAAAGCAGCAGGAAACCGAAACTGACCTTCAGACGATGTATCAGAAGATTCAGCAGACATATCAAGACAACCAGCAGGCTCTTCAGAAGACTCAGCAGGAAAAGATGCAGCCTATTACTGCCAAACTTGTCAATGCTATTAAGGCTGTAGGCAAAGTTGGTGGATATGTTTACATCATGGATGTAAGTGCAGGTATCCCATATATCAGTGATACTCTCAGTAAGGATGTTACAGCAGATGTTAAGGCACAACTTAACAAATTGAAGTAA
- a CDS encoding nucleoside kinase — protein MKQVIQIRCKNNKKTQDVAIGSTLSDVFSQFNIDMPFGPICARVNNKVEGMHYRVYHSKDVEFLDMYSASASRNYTRTLFFVLCKAVHDIYPKSRVVIDIPVSNGYYVNLQLGHTVGLEDVDNIRERMQKIISDHIPVTRYEVPSEQAIKMFRDRGDAAKVKLLESSGRLYTTYYQIGDYVDFYYGSLLTNTRKLYLFGLEKYYDGLLLRIPSLKDPSVLPEMTRQDKMFEIFKEHHRWQDIMGVRTVGDFNESVTSGYATGLINVSEALQEKKIAMIADEIASRKGIKLVLLAGPSSSGKTTTCKRLSIQLLANGIKPLQISLDDYFVDREHTPKDDNGEFDYESIYALNLKLINEQFNDLFRGEEVELPKYNFQSGTSEKSGKKLKMSEHNVLVVEGIHALNPELTSQIPEEQIFRVYASALTTILLDDHNYIPTTDNRLLRRIVRDFKYRGVTAMETIHRWPSVRAGENKWIFPYQENADAVFNTAMLFELAVLKTQAEPLLEQVPENCDEYSEAYRLLKFLKYFQPISNRDIPPTSLLREFLGGSSFKY, from the coding sequence ATGAAACAAGTAATACAAATCCGTTGCAAAAATAATAAAAAAACTCAAGACGTGGCAATAGGAAGCACACTTTCTGATGTTTTTTCTCAATTTAATATTGATATGCCATTTGGTCCTATATGTGCAAGAGTGAATAATAAAGTTGAAGGAATGCACTACAGAGTATATCATAGTAAGGATGTTGAATTCCTTGATATGTATTCAGCGTCAGCTTCCCGTAATTATACGCGTACATTATTTTTTGTTTTGTGTAAGGCTGTTCATGATATTTATCCCAAGAGTCGTGTAGTGATAGACATTCCTGTATCTAACGGGTATTATGTAAATTTGCAGCTAGGACATACTGTTGGCCTTGAAGATGTTGATAACATAAGGGAACGTATGCAGAAAATTATCAGTGATCATATACCAGTTACAAGGTATGAAGTGCCAAGCGAGCAGGCGATAAAGATGTTTCGTGACCGTGGTGATGCGGCTAAGGTAAAGCTTCTCGAAAGTAGCGGTAGGTTATATACGACATACTATCAGATTGGCGATTATGTTGACTTTTATTACGGTTCACTTCTTACCAATACACGAAAATTGTATCTGTTTGGGTTAGAAAAGTATTATGATGGACTTTTGTTACGTATTCCGTCCTTGAAAGATCCTTCTGTGTTACCTGAAATGACACGACAAGATAAAATGTTTGAAATATTCAAGGAACACCATAGATGGCAGGATATTATGGGTGTAAGAACTGTTGGCGATTTTAATGAGTCGGTGACAAGTGGCTATGCTACAGGATTAATTAATGTAAGCGAAGCTTTGCAGGAAAAAAAGATTGCTATGATCGCTGATGAAATTGCAAGTCGCAAGGGGATAAAGTTAGTGTTGCTTGCGGGGCCTTCATCTTCAGGAAAGACAACTACTTGCAAAAGATTATCTATACAATTGCTTGCAAATGGGATAAAACCATTGCAAATAAGTCTGGATGACTATTTCGTGGATAGGGAACATACACCGAAGGATGATAATGGCGAATTTGATTATGAAAGTATATACGCATTGAATCTAAAACTTATCAATGAACAGTTTAATGATTTGTTCAGAGGTGAGGAAGTTGAATTGCCTAAATATAATTTTCAATCGGGAACAAGTGAGAAAAGTGGTAAAAAATTGAAAATGAGCGAGCATAATGTATTAGTGGTTGAAGGAATACATGCACTTAATCCTGAACTGACATCACAAATACCTGAAGAACAGATATTTCGTGTTTATGCATCAGCCCTTACTACGATATTGCTTGATGACCATAACTATATACCTACAACGGATAATCGCTTGCTAAGGCGTATCGTAAGAGATTTTAAATATCGTGGAGTAACTGCTATGGAAACTATCCATAGATGGCCTTCGGTAAGGGCTGGTGAAAATAAATGGATCTTCCCGTATCAGGAAAATGCTGATGCTGTTTTTAATACCGCTATGTTGTTTGAACTTGCTGTGCTCAAAACACAGGCAGAGCCTTTGCTGGAGCAGGTTCCTGAAAATTGTGATGAATATAGTGAAGCTTACCGGCTATTGAAGTTTCTTAAGTATTTTCAGCCGATTAGTAATAGGGATATTCCGCCAACTTCTTTGTTGAGAGAATTCCTTGGGGGAAGTTCTTTTAAATATTAA
- a CDS encoding OmpH family outer membrane protein, with translation MKKTVLMFVLLLSAMTMSAQKFALLDMEYILKNIPAYERANEQLDQVSKKWQAEVEALNTEASTMYKNYQNEIAFLSQEQKKAKQEQIMAKEKSAAELKKKYFGPEGELFKKRESLIAPIQDDIYNAVKEISEMRGYSLVLDRSSDQGIIFGSPRIDISNDVLQKLGYAK, from the coding sequence ATGAAAAAAACAGTATTGATGTTTGTCTTGCTTTTATCGGCAATGACAATGAGTGCACAAAAATTTGCTCTCCTTGATATGGAATACATACTTAAGAATATACCAGCTTACGAACGTGCAAACGAACAGCTGGATCAGGTGAGCAAGAAATGGCAGGCTGAAGTTGAGGCTTTGAATACTGAAGCTAGCACGATGTACAAAAACTATCAGAATGAAATCGCTTTTCTTTCACAGGAACAAAAGAAGGCAAAGCAGGAACAGATAATGGCTAAAGAAAAATCAGCTGCAGAACTTAAGAAAAAGTATTTCGGTCCTGAAGGTGAACTGTTCAAAAAGCGTGAAAGCCTTATTGCTCCAATTCAGGATGATATCTATAATGCAGTGAAAGAAATTTCTGAAATGCGTGGATATAGTTTAGTTCTCGACCGTTCAAGCGATCAAGGAATAATATTCGGAAGTCCACGTATAGATATATCTAATGATGTACTTCAGAAATTAGGATATGCTAAATAA
- a CDS encoding isoprenyl transferase, translating to MNKSLDMTRMPEHIAIIMDGNGRWAAEKNKPRSFGHQAGVDAVRRITSECVRLGVKYLTLYTFSTENWNRPADEVSALMGLVLSSLEDEIFMKNNVRFRVIGDIKRLPQQVQDKLGETMEHTINNNAMTMVVALSYSSRWEITKAVRDIVNEAADKSVSGQLDESAVEKMITEETISKHLETNFMPDPDLLIRTGGELRISNYMLWQIAYSELYFCDTYWPDFGENDLQEAILSYQSRQRRFGKTEEQVEADK from the coding sequence ATGAATAAATCATTGGATATGACACGAATGCCAGAGCATATTGCCATTATCATGGATGGTAATGGACGTTGGGCTGCCGAAAAAAATAAGCCGAGAAGCTTTGGTCATCAGGCTGGTGTGGACGCCGTTAGAAGAATAACATCTGAATGTGTTCGTCTTGGTGTGAAATATCTCACCCTATATACATTCTCTACGGAAAATTGGAACAGACCGGCTGACGAAGTAAGCGCATTAATGGGACTTGTACTAAGTTCTCTTGAAGATGAAATATTCATGAAAAACAATGTGCGCTTCAGGGTTATTGGTGATATAAAAAGACTGCCACAACAAGTGCAGGATAAGTTGGGTGAAACCATGGAGCATACAATCAACAATAACGCAATGACGATGGTTGTTGCTCTGAGCTATTCAAGTCGTTGGGAAATAACAAAGGCAGTACGTGACATAGTTAATGAAGCTGCTGATAAATCTGTTTCAGGACAACTGGATGAAAGTGCCGTTGAAAAAATGATTACAGAGGAAACAATAAGTAAGCATCTTGAAACAAACTTTATGCCTGATCCTGATTTGCTGATACGTACCGGTGGTGAGTTGAGAATAAGCAATTATATGCTATGGCAGATAGCTTATTCTGAACTGTATTTCTGTGATACATATTGGCCAGACTTTGGTGAAAATGATTTGCAGGAAGCAATTTTAAGTTATCAGAGCCGCCAGAGAAGATTTGGCAAAACAGAGGAGCAAGTTGAAGCAGATAAGTAA
- the porG gene encoding type IX secretion system protein PorG produces the protein MQKVVLMIMMIISAASMSAQKDYDYRMEIGGGLGLTGYLGDFNGNITKDLKPMFTVVLRRNIDHYMALKLAASYGKLKGSSAETNTFYTEYADGKYNFNNSIADANLSYEYNFWPYGTGYDYRGAQRFTPFISGGIGVTYCDGLNNVFTANIPLGVGLKYKIGERLNAGLEWAMHFSLSDKLDGVRDPYGISSSGLFKNTDCYSSLLLTITYSFMPKCTTCNKE, from the coding sequence ATGCAAAAGGTCGTTCTAATGATAATGATGATTATCTCTGCCGCTTCAATGAGTGCGCAGAAAGATTACGACTATCGTATGGAAATCGGAGGCGGTTTGGGATTGACGGGGTATCTTGGTGATTTTAATGGTAATATCACTAAAGATTTGAAGCCCATGTTCACTGTAGTGTTACGACGCAACATAGACCATTATATGGCATTGAAGTTGGCTGCGTCATATGGAAAGCTGAAAGGAAGCTCTGCAGAGACAAATACGTTTTATACAGAATATGCTGATGGCAAATATAATTTCAATAATTCTATTGCTGATGCGAATCTCAGCTATGAGTATAATTTCTGGCCTTATGGTACAGGATACGACTATCGTGGTGCACAGCGTTTTACGCCATTCATAAGTGGTGGTATCGGTGTGACTTATTGTGATGGTTTGAATAATGTTTTTACTGCTAATATTCCACTTGGTGTGGGCCTTAAATATAAGATAGGTGAAAGACTAAATGCAGGACTTGAATGGGCTATGCATTTTTCGTTAAGTGATAAGCTTGATGGAGTTAGAGATCCCTATGGCATAAGTAGCTCTGGTTTGTTTAAGAATACTGACTGCTATTCATCACTGCTTTTAACAATCACTTATAGTTTCATGCCAAAGTGTACAACATGTAATAAAGAGTAG
- the pckA gene encoding phosphoenolpyruvate carboxykinase (ATP), translating into MAKFDKSVLAKYGITGTTEVLYNPSFEVLFNEETKEGLEGFEVGQETELGAVNVMTGVYTGRSPKDKFIVDDENSHDTVWWDSEEFHNDNHRTSKETWAAVKEIAKKELSNKKLFVVDGFCGTHKDTRMKVRFIVEVAWQAHFVTNMFIRPQSEADFEQEPDFVVYNASKAKVTNYKELGLNSETAVVFNVTSKEQVIVNTWYGGEMKKGMFSMMNYFLPLKGMASMHCSANTDMSGENTAIFFGLSGTGKTTLSTDPKRKLIGDDEHGWDENGVFNFEGGCYAKVINLDKESEPDIYKAIRRDALLENVTVAEDGTIDFADKKVTENTRVSYPIYHIKNIQRPVSQGPAAKQVIFLSADAFGVLPPVSILNAEQTKYYFLSGFTAKLAGTERGITEPTPTFSACFGQAFLELHPTKYAEELVKKMEKSGAKAYLVNTGWNGTGKRISIRDTRGIIDAILDHSIDAADTKTIPFFDFVVPTKLNGVDTNILDPRNTYSDASQWEVKAKDLANRFIKNFKKYEGNEAGKALVAAGPKL; encoded by the coding sequence ATGGCAAAGTTTGACAAATCTGTACTTGCAAAGTACGGTATCACAGGTACTACAGAGGTACTTTACAATCCTTCATTTGAAGTATTGTTCAACGAAGAGACAAAAGAAGGTCTCGAAGGTTTCGAAGTAGGTCAGGAGACAGAGCTAGGCGCTGTTAACGTAATGACCGGTGTCTACACAGGTCGTTCACCTAAAGATAAGTTCATCGTTGATGATGAAAATTCTCATGACACTGTATGGTGGGATTCTGAAGAGTTCCATAATGATAACCACCGCACATCTAAGGAAACTTGGGCTGCCGTAAAGGAAATCGCAAAGAAAGAACTTTCAAACAAGAAGCTTTTTGTTGTTGATGGTTTCTGTGGTACACACAAGGACACACGTATGAAGGTTCGCTTCATCGTTGAGGTTGCTTGGCAGGCTCATTTCGTAACAAACATGTTCATTCGTCCTCAGAGCGAGGCTGACTTTGAGCAGGAGCCTGATTTCGTTGTTTACAACGCTTCTAAGGCTAAGGTTACTAACTATAAGGAACTTGGTCTTAATTCAGAAACAGCTGTTGTATTCAACGTTACTTCTAAAGAGCAGGTTATCGTAAATACATGGTACGGTGGTGAAATGAAGAAGGGTATGTTCTCAATGATGAACTACTTCCTTCCACTTAAGGGTATGGCTTCTATGCACTGTTCTGCTAATACAGATATGAGCGGTGAGAATACAGCTATCTTCTTCGGTCTTTCTGGTACAGGTAAGACTACATTGTCAACAGATCCTAAGCGTAAGCTTATCGGTGATGACGAGCACGGATGGGATGAAAATGGTGTGTTCAACTTCGAAGGTGGTTGCTATGCTAAGGTTATCAACCTTGACAAGGAATCAGAACCTGATATTTACAAAGCAATCCGTCGCGATGCTCTTCTTGAGAACGTAACTGTAGCTGAGGATGGTACTATTGACTTCGCAGATAAGAAGGTTACAGAGAATACTCGTGTATCTTATCCTATCTACCACATCAAGAATATCCAGCGTCCTGTTTCTCAGGGTCCAGCTGCAAAGCAGGTTATCTTCCTTTCAGCAGATGCATTCGGAGTTCTTCCTCCAGTATCTATCCTGAACGCAGAGCAGACAAAATATTACTTCCTTTCTGGTTTCACAGCTAAACTTGCAGGTACAGAGCGTGGTATCACTGAGCCAACTCCTACATTCTCTGCATGTTTCGGTCAGGCTTTCCTTGAGCTTCACCCAACAAAGTATGCTGAAGAACTAGTTAAGAAGATGGAGAAGAGTGGTGCTAAGGCATACCTCGTAAACACAGGTTGGAATGGTACAGGTAAGCGTATCTCTATCCGTGACACACGTGGTATCATCGACGCAATCCTTGATCACTCAATCGATGCAGCTGATACAAAGACAATTCCATTCTTCGATTTCGTAGTTCCTACAAAGTTGAATGGTGTTGATACTAACATCCTTGACCCACGTAATACTTACTCTGACGCTAGTCAGTGGGAAGTTAAGGCAAAGGATCTTGCTAACCGTTTCATTAAGAACTTCAAGAAATATGAAGGCAATGAAGCTGGTAAAGCTCTTGTAGCTGCTGGTCCAAAACTATAA
- a CDS encoding BamA/OMP85 family outer membrane protein — translation MNKIKKAIILTVGLTLGLYVQAQDKILNPDISYAGTPRTCTIGGINISGVEGYEDYMLTGISGLQVGQEIEIPGSEITNAVKRYWRHGLFSDVQISADSIVGRKIYLHIALKTRPRVSAINYEGLKKSEREDMEQKLGLLKGSQITPNMIDRAKILAKKYFDDKGFKNAEIVINQHDDVANKNEVILDVIVDKKQKMKVRTITIDGNKELADSKIKGGLFKKGAFAKTHEAGKLSSFLKAKKYTPERWETDKKKLIEKYNELGYRDATILKDSVWNNDPKHVNIYLKLDEGQKYYLRNITWVGNTVYTTDYLNNIFGMKKGDVYNQKLLHKRLNEDDDAAANLYYNNGYVFSSITPTEVNIVGDSIDLELRVIEGPQAYLSHVRINGNDRLYENVVRRELRTKPGDLFSKEALMRSVRELASMGHFDPEKINPDVKPSPEDGTVDVNYNLEQKSNDQVEFSLGWGQTGVIGRIGLKLNNFSMANLFNKNKEHRGIMPIGDGEVLSLGAQTNGTYYQSYNASYSTNWLGGKRPNQFSVSAYFSKQTDVSSTYYNSSYMNNYYSSMYGYGNYNYNNYENYYDPDKYVKLYGISLGWGKRLRWPDDYFSLSAQLSYQRYDLKNWSYFLMTNGSANNLNINLTLSRTSTDNQLYPRKGSEFSASVTLTPPWSAWDHKDYKNLANDPYSATYSAEQQEKYRWVEYHKWKFKAKTYTALSGGQKCFVLMTRVEMGLLGSYNKYKKSPFETYYVGGDGMSGYSTGYAEETIGLRGYENGSLAYNGYAYDRFSLELRYPFMLGNTTIYGLGFVEAGNAWSDTKYFNPFDMKRSAGLGVRIYLPMVGLMGIDWAYGFDKDNVNGTKGGSQFHFILGQEF, via the coding sequence ATGAATAAAATAAAGAAGGCAATTATACTGACAGTGGGTCTTACCCTTGGACTGTATGTACAAGCACAGGACAAAATCCTAAACCCCGATATTTCTTATGCAGGTACTCCGCGTACTTGCACTATTGGGGGTATCAATATTTCTGGTGTTGAGGGCTATGAAGACTATATGCTTACTGGAATTTCTGGTTTGCAGGTAGGACAGGAGATAGAAATCCCTGGATCTGAGATCACGAATGCTGTAAAGCGTTATTGGCGTCACGGTCTATTCTCTGATGTTCAAATTTCTGCAGATTCCATTGTTGGTAGAAAGATATATCTGCATATTGCGCTGAAGACTCGTCCTCGTGTTTCGGCTATTAATTACGAAGGATTAAAGAAGAGTGAACGTGAAGATATGGAGCAGAAGCTCGGTCTGCTTAAAGGTTCACAGATTACGCCTAATATGATTGATAGAGCAAAGATTCTCGCGAAGAAATACTTTGATGATAAAGGCTTTAAGAATGCAGAGATAGTTATTAATCAGCATGATGATGTTGCCAATAAAAACGAAGTGATTCTTGATGTCATCGTAGATAAGAAGCAGAAAATGAAGGTCCGTACGATTACTATTGATGGCAACAAGGAACTTGCTGATAGTAAAATAAAGGGGGGACTATTTAAAAAAGGTGCTTTTGCTAAGACTCATGAGGCAGGTAAGTTAAGCAGCTTCCTTAAGGCTAAAAAATATACACCTGAGAGATGGGAAACAGATAAGAAAAAGCTCATAGAAAAATATAACGAACTTGGTTATCGTGATGCTACAATATTAAAAGACAGCGTTTGGAATAATGATCCAAAGCATGTTAATATATATCTAAAGTTAGATGAGGGACAGAAATATTACCTTCGCAATATCACATGGGTTGGTAATACTGTATATACAACAGACTATCTGAACAATATCTTCGGTATGAAGAAGGGTGATGTTTATAATCAGAAACTTCTCCATAAACGTTTGAATGAAGATGATGATGCGGCTGCTAACTTGTATTATAATAATGGTTATGTGTTCTCAAGCATTACTCCTACGGAGGTGAACATTGTTGGTGATTCAATAGATCTTGAATTACGTGTTATAGAAGGACCACAAGCATATCTTAGTCATGTTCGCATCAATGGTAACGACCGTCTTTATGAAAATGTTGTTCGTCGTGAGTTGCGTACGAAACCTGGTGACCTTTTCTCAAAGGAGGCTTTGATGCGTTCTGTACGTGAGTTGGCTTCAATGGGACATTTTGATCCAGAAAAAATCAATCCTGATGTTAAACCTTCTCCTGAGGATGGAACTGTAGATGTAAATTATAATCTTGAACAGAAGAGTAATGACCAAGTAGAGTTCTCTCTCGGTTGGGGACAGACAGGTGTTATTGGTCGTATAGGTTTGAAGCTTAACAACTTCTCAATGGCAAACCTATTTAATAAGAATAAGGAACATCGTGGTATAATGCCTATCGGTGACGGTGAGGTTTTAAGTCTCGGAGCACAGACCAATGGTACATACTACCAGAGTTATAATGCTAGCTATTCAACTAACTGGTTGGGTGGAAAGCGTCCTAACCAATTTAGCGTGAGTGCATATTTTAGTAAGCAGACTGACGTTTCTAGTACATATTATAATAGTTCTTACATGAACAACTATTATAGTTCTATGTATGGCTATGGAAACTACAACTACAATAATTACGAGAACTATTACGATCCTGATAAATACGTAAAACTTTATGGTATCAGTTTGGGATGGGGCAAGCGCCTCCGTTGGCCTGATGATTACTTTAGTTTGTCAGCGCAGTTGTCTTATCAGCGTTATGATTTGAAAAACTGGAGCTACTTCCTGATGACGAATGGTTCTGCCAACAACCTCAATATTAATTTGACTTTGAGTCGTACATCAACAGACAACCAACTCTACCCACGTAAGGGTTCTGAATTTAGCGCAAGCGTAACGCTTACTCCGCCATGGAGTGCATGGGACCACAAGGATTATAAGAACCTTGCCAATGATCCATATTCTGCAACATACTCTGCCGAGCAGCAGGAAAAGTACAGATGGGTTGAATATCACAAGTGGAAGTTTAAAGCAAAGACATATACAGCACTTAGTGGAGGACAGAAATGTTTCGTACTTATGACACGTGTTGAAATGGGATTACTTGGAAGTTACAATAAATATAAGAAGTCTCCGTTTGAGACATATTATGTCGGTGGTGACGGAATGAGTGGATATTCTACAGGTTATGCTGAAGAGACAATCGGACTTCGCGGTTATGAGAATGGTTCACTTGCATATAATGGTTATGCTTACGACCGCTTCTCATTGGAACTTCGCTATCCGTTTATGTTAGGCAACACAACAATCTATGGTCTTGGATTTGTTGAAGCTGGTAACGCATGGAGTGATACTAAATACTTCAATCCGTTTGACATGAAACGCAGTGCAGGTCTCGGTGTCAGAATCTATCTGCCAATGGTTGGTTTGATGGGTATTGACTGGGCTTATGGCTTCGACAAAGATAATGTTAACGGAACTAAGGGTGGAAGTCAGTTCCACTTTATCTTGGGACAGGAATTCTAA
- a CDS encoding DUF6242 domain-containing protein: protein MKRKLLSLAALLSAIFVFTSCLNSDNEVTTYYGDTAITSFSVGTLKYYKHTISSTGKDSVYQTTLSCSGYKFYIDQAKHEIYNPDSLPYGIDGRKVLCAVSSKNSGSIVIKSTASDTLAYYSSTDSLDFTTPRQFRVYNQEGTAYRAYTVHVNIHKEVADSFRWDATSAVNDDIANLSAMKGVALNSQIFLMGNNGGVVKLFTTSQNNVAGWSELTPNVALTTDAYKSLIVKDDYIYTYNNGSVIRSKDGKSWETVSNEPLTRLVGSTSTNLYALSASGVKSSADNGATWTLDGVDDALTLLPTDNVNMFSFASIVNDNTNNLVLVGNRDASYTADAYAMVWGKVEENANGSENQPWTNYNITEDNKYPAPRLTNLQTVKYGDAIMAFGGSGLGASTETAFSKFYMSYDKGITWQNDSLMSLPSGFKCAAASFSLVADNNSCVWLICGGSGQVWKGHINQVVWKEE, encoded by the coding sequence ATGAAGAGGAAGTTATTATCCTTGGCAGCGCTGCTTTCAGCCATATTTGTTTTTACATCTTGTTTAAACAGTGATAATGAAGTAACAACTTATTATGGCGATACCGCTATAACAAGTTTTTCTGTTGGTACGCTTAAATATTATAAGCATACTATATCATCAACCGGTAAGGACAGCGTTTACCAGACCACGCTTAGTTGTAGTGGGTATAAGTTTTACATAGACCAGGCTAAACATGAGATATACAACCCTGATTCATTGCCATATGGTATTGATGGTAGAAAGGTGTTGTGTGCTGTTTCGTCAAAAAATAGTGGCAGTATTGTTATAAAGAGTACAGCTAGTGACACTTTAGCGTATTATTCAAGTACAGACTCGTTAGATTTTACTACTCCACGTCAGTTCCGTGTTTATAATCAGGAAGGTACAGCTTATCGTGCATATACAGTTCACGTAAATATCCATAAAGAGGTAGCTGACTCTTTCCGTTGGGACGCTACTTCGGCGGTGAATGATGACATAGCAAATCTTTCTGCAATGAAAGGTGTTGCTCTGAATAGTCAGATATTCCTTATGGGAAACAATGGTGGTGTCGTAAAACTTTTCACAACTTCGCAGAACAATGTTGCTGGCTGGAGTGAACTTACTCCTAATGTAGCACTGACAACGGATGCTTATAAAAGCCTTATTGTAAAAGACGATTATATATACACTTACAATAATGGAAGTGTAATAAGAAGTAAAGATGGGAAATCTTGGGAAACAGTAAGTAATGAACCACTTACTAGGCTCGTGGGAAGTACATCTACCAATTTATATGCATTAAGTGCAAGTGGAGTAAAGAGTTCTGCAGATAACGGTGCAACTTGGACTCTTGATGGAGTTGATGATGCTCTGACTTTGCTTCCAACTGACAACGTTAACATGTTTAGTTTTGCTTCTATAGTTAATGATAATACAAACAACCTTGTCCTTGTAGGAAATCGTGACGCATCATACACCGCAGATGCTTACGCTATGGTATGGGGAAAGGTAGAGGAAAATGCGAATGGAAGTGAAAACCAGCCTTGGACGAACTATAACATAACAGAAGATAACAAATATCCAGCTCCACGTCTCACTAATCTCCAGACTGTAAAATATGGAGATGCAATAATGGCATTTGGCGGAAGTGGACTTGGTGCAAGCACAGAGACAGCCTTCTCCAAATTCTATATGAGTTATGATAAAGGTATTACTTGGCAGAATGACTCGTTGATGTCGCTGCCATCTGGATTTAAATGTGCAGCAGCTTCTTTTTCTCTCGTCGCCGATAACAACAGTTGTGTATGGCTGATATGTGGAGGAAGTGGACAGGTTTGGAAAGGACATATAAATCAGGTGGTCTGGAAAGAAGAATAG
- the upp gene encoding uracil phosphoribosyltransferase, producing the protein MKIVNFSEQNSIINQYLAEIRDVDYQKNRLLFRNNIVRIGEFEAFELSKTLEYSEKEVATPLGIAKINVPTDKIVLATIFRAGLPFHNGFLNIFDHAGNAFVSAYREYKDQEHHEVDIHIEYLATPSIDEKILIIADPMLATGGSMELGYKAFVTKGTPKQIHVCCVIATPEGIEHIKNTFPEDKTTIWCGAIDPGMNEHKYIVPGFGDAGDLCYGDKL; encoded by the coding sequence ATGAAAATAGTAAATTTCTCAGAGCAAAACAGCATCATCAACCAATATTTGGCTGAAATTCGCGATGTTGATTATCAGAAAAACAGATTACTGTTTAGAAACAATATTGTGCGTATCGGCGAATTCGAGGCTTTTGAACTCTCAAAGACATTAGAATACAGCGAAAAGGAAGTTGCCACTCCATTAGGCATAGCTAAAATTAATGTACCAACAGATAAAATTGTACTTGCAACCATTTTTCGCGCAGGACTCCCATTTCATAATGGATTTCTGAATATCTTCGATCATGCCGGTAATGCTTTTGTAAGCGCATACCGTGAATACAAGGATCAAGAACACCATGAGGTTGACATACATATAGAGTATCTTGCTACACCTAGCATTGACGAGAAAATTCTCATCATCGCCGACCCTATGTTGGCAACTGGCGGAAGCATGGAACTTGGTTATAAGGCTTTTGTTACGAAAGGTACTCCTAAACAGATTCACGTATGTTGTGTGATTGCAACTCCGGAAGGTATAGAACATATAAAGAATACATTCCCTGAGGATAAAACCACTATTTGGTGCGGTGCCATTGATCCAGGAATGAATGAACATAAATATATCGTACCAGGATTCGGTGATGCGGGTGATTTATGTTACGGAGATAAATTATAA